The following coding sequences are from one Rathayibacter sp. SW19 window:
- a CDS encoding type II toxin-antitoxin system Phd/YefM family antitoxin, producing the protein MGSVGLRALRQDASELVRRVERGEEIEITVSGRVAARMVPAGPKRWQRWDDIADIFTGPSDPDWERDRDVIDQSIDNPWENHS; encoded by the coding sequence ATGGGATCTGTTGGGCTTCGTGCTTTGCGTCAGGACGCGTCTGAACTTGTGCGGCGAGTCGAACGCGGTGAGGAGATCGAAATCACCGTCTCCGGTCGAGTAGCGGCTCGGATGGTTCCTGCCGGGCCGAAGCGCTGGCAACGCTGGGATGACATTGCCGACATTTTTACTGGACCGTCTGACCCTGATTGGGAACGTGACCGCGATGTGATCGATCAATCCATCGACAACCCGTGGGAGAACCATTCGTGA
- a CDS encoding sulfite exporter TauE/SafE family protein codes for MLAVNWLDVVVLFVAGTAAGTINTVVGSGSLITFPALLALGYPPIIANVTNNIGVFPGGVSGAWAYRRELKGQWRHVWPLATFSFVGGLAGALLLFVLPAAAFDAIVPVLIIIACVLVIAGPWLKRWAESRRADAHTTPIQRVALRTGAGLTGVYGGYFGAAQGVILLALLSILLPGDLNKANAYKNVLAAMANGAAAVVFLFTGKIAWLAALMIAIGAILGGQLGATIGRRLPAVVYRIVIVLIGVAAVVYFYVK; via the coding sequence GTGCTGGCCGTGAATTGGCTCGACGTCGTCGTGCTCTTCGTTGCGGGCACTGCGGCCGGCACGATCAACACGGTCGTCGGTTCCGGATCGCTGATCACCTTCCCCGCACTGCTCGCTCTCGGTTATCCGCCGATCATCGCGAATGTCACGAACAACATCGGGGTCTTTCCGGGCGGCGTCAGCGGCGCGTGGGCGTATCGCCGCGAGCTCAAAGGGCAGTGGCGCCATGTCTGGCCGCTGGCGACCTTTTCGTTCGTCGGAGGGCTCGCCGGCGCGCTTCTGCTGTTCGTCTTGCCGGCGGCCGCGTTCGATGCCATCGTGCCGGTGCTGATCATCATCGCCTGCGTGCTTGTGATCGCGGGGCCGTGGTTGAAGCGCTGGGCCGAAAGCCGACGAGCGGATGCTCACACCACGCCGATTCAGCGGGTCGCGTTGCGAACCGGTGCCGGACTCACCGGGGTCTACGGCGGCTACTTCGGTGCGGCTCAGGGCGTGATCCTGCTTGCGCTGTTGTCGATCCTGCTGCCCGGTGACCTGAACAAGGCGAACGCGTACAAGAACGTGCTGGCCGCGATGGCGAACGGTGCCGCCGCGGTCGTTTTCCTGTTCACGGGCAAGATCGCCTGGCTCGCCGCGCTGATGATCGCGATCGGCGCGATCCTCGGAGGGCAGCTCGGCGCAACGATCGGGCGGCGCCTCCCTGCCGTCGTCTACCGCATCGTCATCGTGCTGATCGGCGTCGCGGCCGTGGTGTACTTCTACGTCAAATGA
- the acs gene encoding acetate--CoA ligase, protein MTDSPITGPTISNLLREDRTFPPSEAFATQANVTADAYDEAGADRLAFWDKQAERLDWAQHWDQTLDWSNPPFAKWFVGGKLNAAYNCLDRHVANGLGDRVAYYFEGDRGDSRVITYKELLDMVCQAANALVSLGVKTGDRVAIYMPMIPETVVAMLACARLGAPHTVVFGGFSAEALRSRIEDCQARIVITADGAFRKGTSSPLKPAVDQAIADGADVDTVLVVKRTGDEVAWVDGRDLWWHDVVDAASKTHEAEFFDAEHPLYVMYTSGTTGKPKGILHTTGGYMVGTAYTQWAVFDLKPETDVYWTAADIGWVTGHSYIVYGPLANGTTSVLYEGTPDSPHQGRWWEIIDKYKVTQLYCAPTAIRTLMKWGSQIPEKYDLSSLKLIGSVGEPINPEAYIWYRHFVGHDKTPVVDTWWQTENGMILVSPLPGVTAGKPGAAMRALPGVVMDIVDEEGESVPNGEGGYIVATEPWPSMLRTIWGDDQRYIDTYWSRFPGKYFAGDGAKRDEDGDFWLLGRVDDVMNVSGHRLSTTEIESALVSNEKVAEAAVVGASDPMTGQAIVAFVILRSEAGDGGENVVAELREHVATQIGKIARPRQIMVVAELPKTRSGKIMRRLLRDVAEDRPVGDVTTLADSTVMDAIKTGMEARADAEG, encoded by the coding sequence ATGACAGACAGTCCAATCACCGGCCCGACGATTTCCAATCTGCTGCGCGAGGATCGAACGTTCCCGCCGAGCGAGGCGTTCGCCACGCAGGCGAATGTCACGGCGGATGCCTACGACGAGGCTGGCGCGGATCGTCTCGCCTTCTGGGACAAGCAGGCCGAGAGGCTGGACTGGGCGCAGCACTGGGATCAGACGCTCGACTGGTCGAACCCGCCGTTCGCCAAGTGGTTCGTCGGCGGCAAGCTGAACGCCGCATACAACTGCCTTGATCGGCATGTCGCCAATGGCCTCGGCGACCGCGTCGCCTACTACTTCGAAGGTGACCGCGGCGACTCACGCGTGATCACGTACAAAGAGCTGTTGGACATGGTCTGCCAGGCCGCGAATGCGCTCGTTTCGCTCGGCGTCAAAACCGGCGACCGTGTTGCGATCTACATGCCGATGATCCCCGAAACCGTTGTTGCAATGCTGGCCTGTGCCCGGTTGGGCGCGCCGCACACTGTCGTATTCGGCGGGTTCTCCGCTGAAGCACTGCGCAGCCGCATTGAGGACTGCCAGGCGCGTATCGTGATCACCGCCGACGGCGCCTTCCGCAAGGGCACATCCTCGCCGCTGAAGCCGGCAGTCGATCAGGCGATCGCGGATGGCGCGGACGTCGACACGGTGCTGGTCGTCAAGCGCACCGGCGACGAGGTCGCGTGGGTCGATGGTCGCGATCTCTGGTGGCACGACGTCGTGGATGCCGCCTCGAAAACGCACGAGGCCGAGTTCTTCGATGCTGAGCATCCGCTTTACGTCATGTACACGTCGGGCACGACAGGGAAGCCGAAGGGCATCCTGCACACCACGGGCGGCTACATGGTCGGAACGGCATATACGCAGTGGGCGGTCTTCGACTTGAAGCCCGAGACGGATGTCTACTGGACCGCGGCGGACATCGGCTGGGTCACCGGGCACAGCTACATCGTGTACGGGCCGCTTGCCAACGGCACGACCTCCGTGCTGTACGAAGGGACACCGGATTCGCCGCACCAGGGTCGGTGGTGGGAGATCATCGACAAGTACAAGGTGACGCAGCTTTACTGCGCGCCCACCGCCATCCGCACGTTGATGAAGTGGGGTTCGCAGATTCCGGAGAAGTACGACCTGTCGTCGCTGAAACTGATCGGTTCCGTGGGGGAGCCGATCAACCCGGAGGCCTACATCTGGTATCGGCATTTCGTCGGGCACGACAAGACGCCGGTTGTCGACACTTGGTGGCAGACCGAGAACGGCATGATCCTCGTGAGCCCGCTGCCCGGTGTGACTGCGGGCAAACCCGGTGCTGCAATGCGAGCGCTTCCCGGTGTCGTGATGGACATCGTCGACGAAGAGGGCGAGTCTGTTCCGAACGGCGAAGGCGGCTACATCGTGGCGACCGAGCCGTGGCCGAGCATGTTGCGCACGATCTGGGGTGACGACCAGCGCTACATCGACACCTATTGGTCGCGGTTCCCGGGCAAATACTTCGCCGGTGATGGCGCGAAACGTGACGAGGACGGCGACTTCTGGCTGCTCGGGCGGGTCGACGACGTGATGAACGTATCCGGTCACCGTCTGTCGACGACGGAGATCGAATCGGCGCTTGTCTCGAATGAGAAGGTTGCCGAGGCCGCGGTGGTCGGCGCATCCGATCCGATGACCGGGCAGGCTATCGTGGCGTTCGTGATCTTGCGCAGCGAGGCCGGTGACGGCGGTGAGAATGTCGTCGCGGAGTTGCGCGAGCATGTCGCCACACAGATCGGCAAGATCGCCCGGCCGCGCCAGATCATGGTGGTCGCCGAACTGCCGAAGACTCGAAGCGGCAAGATCATGCGGCGTCTGCTTCGCGATGTCGCCGAAGATCGCCCGGTCGGTGACGTCACAACACTCGCTGACTCGACCGTGATGGACGCGATCAAAACCGGCATGGAGGCGCGGGCCGACGCAGAGGGCTGA
- a CDS encoding DUF3817 domain-containing protein, translating to MPSTPDPEDGGSLFSRTIAQLSSASSARPRAVDLPKIPGALKLYRVTAYITGIMLLLLVAEMIVKYGIGYSLYAFAPGLPVLAFVPWNAVDGNGGTTGVDLSTAILIAHGWLYVLYLFADFRLWSLMRLSFTKFVQIALGGVIPFMSFIVEHYITKQVRAYLAKREAEDLAAGIGAGSSSGTGTGSTNVEASH from the coding sequence ATGCCCAGTACCCCCGATCCGGAGGACGGCGGATCCCTGTTCTCCCGCACCATCGCCCAACTTTCCTCCGCCTCCAGCGCCCGCCCGCGTGCCGTCGATCTGCCCAAGATCCCGGGCGCGCTGAAGCTCTACCGCGTGACGGCGTACATCACCGGAATCATGCTCCTGCTGCTCGTCGCCGAGATGATCGTGAAGTACGGGATCGGCTACTCGCTGTATGCATTCGCCCCCGGACTCCCCGTGCTCGCGTTCGTTCCGTGGAACGCAGTTGACGGCAACGGCGGCACGACGGGTGTCGACCTGTCCACAGCGATCCTGATCGCTCACGGCTGGCTGTACGTGCTGTATTTGTTCGCCGACTTCCGGCTGTGGAGCCTGATGCGGCTGTCGTTCACGAAGTTCGTGCAGATCGCGCTCGGTGGTGTCATTCCGTTCATGTCTTTCATCGTCGAGCACTACATCACCAAGCAGGTGCGGGCATACCTCGCGAAGCGCGAGGCCGAAGACCTGGCTGCCGGAATCGGTGCAGGGTCAAGCTCGGGAACCGGCACCGGATCGACCAACGTGGAGGCATCCCATTAG
- a CDS encoding Bax inhibitor-1/YccA family protein has protein sequence MALKNPALSNNPAFRPANSAVATTEATGLATADGLQQLYEAPSATAADTDRMTYGDTIGKTALMFIVLLATATVAWFVPVLTIPGAIIGLVLGLVNAFKKKPSPPLILLYAAAEGLFIGGISSIFEQLWGGVVMQAVLATLAVVTVTLVLFASGKIRASKKATKVFLIAMVGYLVFSLINVGLMLFGGVSSDMAFGLRSQLVFGIPLGIIIGILAVLMAAYSLVLDFDFIKNAVHNRAPRVMGWYGGFGLMVTIVWLYVEFLRMFAIARN, from the coding sequence ATGGCTCTCAAGAACCCTGCACTGTCCAACAATCCCGCGTTCCGCCCGGCGAACAGCGCCGTCGCCACGACTGAGGCGACCGGCCTGGCGACGGCCGACGGGCTGCAGCAGCTGTACGAAGCCCCATCAGCGACCGCAGCGGACACCGATCGCATGACCTACGGTGACACCATCGGCAAGACAGCACTCATGTTCATCGTGCTGTTGGCAACGGCAACGGTCGCCTGGTTCGTGCCGGTCCTGACCATCCCGGGCGCCATCATCGGGTTGGTGCTCGGCCTTGTCAACGCGTTCAAGAAGAAGCCGTCACCCCCGCTGATCCTGCTCTACGCCGCGGCGGAGGGCCTGTTCATCGGCGGCATCTCGAGCATCTTCGAGCAGCTCTGGGGCGGCGTGGTGATGCAGGCTGTCCTCGCGACGCTTGCTGTGGTCACGGTCACCCTCGTGCTGTTCGCGAGCGGCAAGATCCGCGCCTCGAAGAAAGCCACGAAGGTGTTCCTGATCGCGATGGTCGGCTACCTCGTCTTCAGCCTGATCAACGTTGGCCTGATGCTGTTCGGCGGCGTCTCCAGCGATATGGCATTCGGCCTGCGTTCACAGCTCGTCTTCGGCATTCCGCTCGGCATCATCATCGGCATCCTCGCCGTTCTGATGGCCGCATACTCGCTCGTGCTCGACTTCGACTTCATCAAGAATGCCGTGCACAACCGCGCGCCGCGCGTGATGGGCTGGTACGGCGGATTCGGCCTCATGGTCACGATCGTGTGGCTCTACGTCGAGTTCCTGCGGATGTTCGCGATCGCTCGCAACTAG
- a CDS encoding CaiB/BaiF CoA transferase family protein: protein MAMVQSDPVYPLDDLRVVELGSLLAGPFCGQLLGDFGAEVIKVEDPGVGDPMRQWGQEKPYGISLWWPVVARNKKSITANMRTEAGQDLVRRLIVEADVLVENFRPGTLERWGLAPEELWKLNPRLIVTRVTGYGQTGPYAKQAGYGSIGEAMGGIRYVTGEPDRPPARVGVSLGDSLAALFATLGTLVALHQRGRSGKGQVVDSAIYEAVLALMESLLPEWQIAGYERERTGSTLPNVSPSNVYPTADGEMVLVAANQDTVFRRLAEVMGRPEFITDDRYATHGARGAHMEELDQIIAQWTTTLGADDLLERLHVGGVPAGRIFRAKDMFADPQFAAREAIVKLVHPELGDFALQNVFPRLSETPGAVRHLGPTLGEHNAEIYQGLLGIDDDTLSSLRSAGVI from the coding sequence ATGGCAATGGTGCAATCGGATCCGGTCTACCCGCTCGACGATCTACGGGTCGTCGAGCTCGGCTCCCTGCTGGCTGGGCCGTTTTGCGGTCAGCTTCTCGGCGATTTCGGCGCCGAGGTGATCAAGGTCGAAGATCCGGGTGTCGGCGACCCGATGCGGCAGTGGGGCCAGGAGAAGCCATACGGCATCTCGCTGTGGTGGCCGGTGGTCGCACGCAACAAGAAATCGATCACGGCGAACATGCGCACCGAGGCCGGTCAAGATCTCGTGCGTCGGCTGATCGTAGAGGCGGATGTGCTCGTCGAGAACTTCCGGCCGGGCACGCTCGAGCGCTGGGGCCTCGCCCCCGAGGAGCTGTGGAAGCTCAACCCGAGGCTGATCGTCACGCGGGTGACCGGCTACGGGCAGACCGGCCCGTACGCGAAACAGGCCGGCTACGGATCGATCGGCGAGGCGATGGGCGGCATCCGCTACGTCACTGGAGAGCCGGATCGGCCGCCGGCGCGCGTCGGCGTTTCGCTTGGTGACTCGCTCGCCGCACTGTTTGCGACACTCGGGACGCTGGTCGCACTGCACCAACGCGGGCGATCCGGAAAGGGCCAGGTCGTCGATTCGGCAATCTACGAGGCGGTTCTCGCGCTGATGGAATCGCTTCTGCCCGAGTGGCAGATCGCAGGCTACGAGAGGGAGCGCACCGGCTCAACGCTGCCGAATGTCTCCCCGAGCAACGTGTACCCGACCGCCGACGGCGAGATGGTGCTGGTGGCAGCCAATCAAGACACCGTCTTCCGGCGGCTTGCCGAGGTGATGGGTCGGCCGGAGTTCATCACCGATGACCGCTATGCCACGCACGGCGCACGCGGCGCCCACATGGAGGAGCTCGATCAGATCATCGCGCAGTGGACCACCACGCTCGGTGCTGACGATCTGCTGGAACGCCTGCACGTCGGTGGTGTGCCGGCTGGGCGCATCTTCCGCGCCAAAGACATGTTCGCCGACCCTCAGTTCGCCGCACGCGAAGCCATCGTGAAGCTGGTGCACCCGGAGCTCGGCGACTTCGCGCTCCAGAATGTTTTTCCACGACTGTCCGAAACGCCGGGGGCCGTCAGGCATTTGGGCCCGACGCTCGGCGAGCACAACGCAGAAATCTACCAAGGCCTGCTGGGCATCGACGACGACACCCTGTCGTCGTTGCGCTCCGCCGGCGTCATATAA
- the guaA gene encoding glutamine-hydrolyzing GMP synthase has product MSEPVTDPAAGTAARPVLVVDFGAQYAQLIARRVREASVYSEIVPHTITAAEVAAKNPIGIVLSGGPSSVYEEGAPAFDSAIFDLGVPTLGICYGFQVMATALGGEVAQTGAREYGSTDVTVSDAGVLLADQPAQQTAWMSHGDSVAKAPAGFDVLASTASTPVAAFASDERKLYGVQWHPEVKHSAFGQAVLENFLHRAAGIPADWNSENVIETQVAAIRAKVGGGKVICGLSGGVDSAVAAAIVHKAIGDQLTCVFVDHGLLRQDERRQVEEDYVAATGIRLVTVDAVDQFLDALAGVSDPEEKRKIIGREFIRTFEKAQADLIAEAAAGGDPIRFLVQGTLYPDVVESGGGTGTANIKSHHNVGGLPEDLQFELVEPLRTLFKDEVRAIGRELGLPEAIVGRQPFPGPGLGIRIVGEVTRERLDLLREADAIVRTELTAAGLDNEIWQCPVVLLADVHSVGVQGDGRTYGHPIVLRPVSSEDAMTADWTRLPYDLLAKISNRITNEVKDVNRVVLDVTSKPPGTIEWE; this is encoded by the coding sequence ATTAGCGAACCCGTCACCGATCCGGCCGCCGGTACAGCCGCTCGCCCGGTTCTCGTCGTCGATTTCGGTGCGCAGTACGCGCAGTTGATCGCGCGACGCGTGCGAGAGGCATCCGTCTATTCAGAGATCGTGCCCCACACAATCACGGCAGCAGAGGTCGCGGCGAAGAACCCGATCGGCATCGTGCTGTCGGGCGGGCCGTCGAGCGTGTACGAGGAAGGCGCGCCCGCGTTCGACTCGGCGATCTTCGATCTCGGGGTTCCGACACTCGGCATCTGCTACGGCTTCCAGGTGATGGCAACCGCCCTCGGCGGCGAGGTCGCGCAGACAGGCGCTCGCGAATACGGGTCGACGGACGTCACCGTCAGCGACGCCGGCGTGTTGCTCGCGGACCAACCGGCGCAGCAGACCGCGTGGATGAGCCATGGCGACTCCGTGGCCAAGGCACCGGCCGGGTTCGATGTGCTGGCGTCGACTGCTTCGACCCCCGTTGCGGCGTTCGCCAGCGACGAGCGCAAACTTTACGGCGTGCAATGGCACCCCGAGGTGAAGCACTCCGCGTTCGGGCAGGCCGTGCTCGAAAACTTCCTGCACCGTGCCGCAGGCATTCCGGCCGACTGGAACAGTGAGAACGTCATTGAGACGCAGGTGGCCGCGATCCGCGCGAAGGTCGGCGGCGGCAAGGTCATTTGCGGGCTCTCCGGCGGGGTCGATTCCGCCGTGGCGGCGGCAATTGTGCACAAGGCGATCGGCGACCAGCTGACCTGCGTGTTCGTCGACCACGGCCTGCTGCGCCAGGATGAGCGGCGCCAGGTCGAGGAAGACTACGTGGCGGCCACGGGCATCCGCCTGGTGACGGTGGATGCCGTCGATCAGTTCCTCGATGCGCTGGCCGGGGTCAGCGACCCGGAGGAGAAGCGCAAGATCATCGGGCGTGAGTTCATTCGCACGTTCGAGAAGGCGCAGGCCGATCTCATCGCGGAAGCGGCGGCGGGCGGCGACCCGATCCGATTCCTGGTGCAGGGCACTCTCTACCCGGATGTCGTCGAATCCGGCGGAGGCACCGGCACGGCCAACATCAAGAGCCACCACAACGTCGGGGGCCTGCCCGAAGACCTGCAGTTCGAGCTCGTCGAACCACTGCGCACCCTGTTCAAAGACGAGGTGCGCGCCATCGGCCGCGAGCTCGGCCTGCCCGAGGCGATCGTCGGCAGGCAGCCGTTTCCGGGGCCGGGCCTCGGCATCCGCATCGTCGGTGAGGTGACGCGCGAGCGCCTCGACCTGCTGCGAGAAGCGGATGCGATCGTGCGCACCGAGCTCACCGCCGCCGGTCTCGACAACGAGATTTGGCAGTGCCCTGTTGTGTTGCTGGCAGATGTGCACTCGGTTGGCGTGCAGGGCGACGGGCGCACGTACGGGCATCCGATCGTGTTGCGGCCGGTCTCGTCCGAAGATGCGATGACCGCGGACTGGACGCGGCTGCCGTACGACCTCTTGGCCAAGATCTCCAACCGGATCACGAACGAAGTGAAGGATGTCAACCGGGTCGTGCTCGACGTCACGTCGAAGCCGCCGGGTACCATCGAGTGGGAGTAG
- a CDS encoding type II toxin-antitoxin system VapC family toxin: MKAILDTSVLLAHDVRPLEGELAISVATIAELHFGVLVTADDRVRAERLRRLAGLQRKFDALPIDDAVAASYGQLAAAVVGIGRQPRSRVLDLLIAATAHAHSARLYTRNAADLFGVEGLVEIISV; encoded by the coding sequence GTGAAGGCAATCCTCGACACAAGCGTCTTGCTTGCGCACGATGTGCGGCCGCTGGAAGGTGAACTCGCGATCAGCGTCGCGACGATCGCCGAGTTGCACTTCGGCGTGCTGGTCACCGCCGACGACCGGGTCCGCGCCGAGCGTCTGCGCAGGCTGGCGGGCCTCCAACGCAAATTCGACGCGCTGCCCATCGATGATGCGGTGGCCGCAAGCTATGGGCAACTTGCAGCCGCCGTTGTCGGAATTGGTCGTCAGCCGCGATCTCGAGTGCTGGACCTCCTGATCGCTGCCACCGCGCACGCGCACTCGGCGCGCTTGTACACACGCAACGCGGCGGATCTTTTCGGAGTCGAGGGTTTAGTCGAGATCATCTCCGTCTGA
- a CDS encoding glycerophosphodiester phosphodiesterase family protein yields MRARTSPLIIGHRGACGYRPEHTASAYRLAFALGADAVEPDIVATRDGVLVLRHENEISATTNVARHPEFNDRRTTKSVDGKVVTGWFTEDFTWAELATLRARERLGELRQASRSFDGQYPIMRLRDLFTLVDEVADVSLGPAGIVAEIKHATYFESVGLPLDELFAAELAQAGWAEERQRLVIESFERTVLGKLHQRGVRADRVYLIEASGSPFDEIAAHGSSARGYADEMTEAGLYGLASAPAASRVAGVSVNTSMILSDPVRQDAGADVDVDDDEPIAVSELVDLVHAAGLTAYCWTLRPENRFLVPSLRRGSVAADYGDWQTEYRLLMETGVDGVFTDHPDLALAVRDTL; encoded by the coding sequence ATGCGCGCCCGCACGTCCCCGCTGATCATCGGACATCGCGGTGCGTGCGGGTACCGCCCGGAGCACACGGCGAGCGCATATCGTCTTGCGTTCGCGCTCGGAGCGGATGCTGTCGAGCCCGACATCGTCGCCACTCGCGACGGCGTGCTGGTGCTTCGCCACGAGAACGAGATTTCCGCCACAACGAATGTTGCGCGGCATCCGGAATTCAACGACCGCCGCACAACGAAGTCCGTGGACGGCAAGGTCGTCACCGGCTGGTTCACGGAGGATTTCACCTGGGCGGAGTTGGCGACGCTGCGCGCGCGGGAGCGACTCGGCGAGTTGCGGCAGGCCAGCAGAAGCTTCGACGGGCAGTATCCGATCATGCGGCTTCGCGACCTGTTCACCCTGGTCGACGAGGTCGCGGATGTGTCGCTCGGCCCCGCGGGCATCGTCGCTGAGATCAAACACGCAACCTACTTCGAGTCGGTCGGGCTGCCCCTGGATGAGCTGTTCGCTGCGGAATTGGCCCAGGCCGGTTGGGCCGAGGAGCGGCAGCGGCTCGTCATCGAGTCGTTCGAACGCACCGTGCTCGGCAAACTGCACCAACGCGGGGTGCGTGCGGACCGGGTGTACTTGATCGAGGCATCCGGTTCGCCATTCGACGAGATCGCAGCGCACGGGTCCAGTGCCCGCGGTTACGCGGACGAAATGACCGAGGCCGGGCTATATGGGTTGGCCAGCGCACCGGCCGCGAGTCGAGTTGCAGGAGTGAGCGTGAACACGTCGATGATCCTGAGCGATCCGGTCAGGCAGGATGCGGGTGCGGACGTGGACGTGGACGACGACGAGCCGATCGCGGTCAGTGAGTTGGTTGACCTGGTGCACGCGGCGGGCCTCACGGCATATTGCTGGACGCTGCGGCCGGAGAACAGGTTTCTCGTGCCGAGCCTGCGCAGGGGCAGCGTTGCAGCTGACTACGGCGACTGGCAGACCGAATACCGACTACTGATGGAGACCGGCGTCGACGGCGTGTTCACCGATCACCCCGACTTGGCCCTTGCGGTGCGTGACACCCTGTAG
- a CDS encoding GntR family transcriptional regulator — translation MTSTPERSSAEQSSANQSSAEQSSDSRSVDLAYRSIREQILSGEQQGGEWLRESDLATSIGVSRTPVREALRRLAAEGLVRHERNRGVQVQSWTLKDLADVYAIRSLLEPWACGMAAAGGMADIDLLQQLADDMSATAGRPHADLDALTELNSRFHTAILEASGNDRIRGLLASLVQLPLVWRTFSHYTPEELRRSLTHHHELVDAIRARNATWAESVMRAHIQSAWTSVRREAGGEEYP, via the coding sequence ATGACCAGCACCCCAGAACGATCCAGCGCCGAACAGTCCAGCGCCAATCAGTCCAGCGCAGAACAGTCCAGCGACAGCCGCAGCGTCGATCTTGCGTACCGATCGATTCGCGAGCAGATCCTGTCCGGCGAACAGCAGGGCGGCGAATGGCTGCGCGAAAGCGATTTGGCGACATCCATCGGTGTCAGCAGAACGCCGGTCCGCGAAGCGTTGCGCCGCCTCGCGGCTGAGGGCCTGGTGAGGCACGAGCGCAATCGGGGCGTTCAGGTGCAGAGCTGGACACTGAAGGATCTGGCGGATGTCTACGCGATCCGCTCGCTCCTGGAACCCTGGGCCTGCGGTATGGCCGCGGCCGGCGGCATGGCGGACATCGACCTCCTGCAGCAGCTCGCGGATGACATGAGCGCAACAGCGGGGCGGCCGCACGCCGACCTGGACGCGCTCACGGAACTGAACAGCCGTTTCCACACAGCGATCCTCGAGGCCTCAGGCAACGATCGCATCCGCGGTCTGCTCGCCTCCCTGGTGCAACTGCCGCTGGTCTGGCGAACGTTCTCGCACTACACGCCCGAAGAACTGCGCAGGAGTCTCACGCATCACCACGAACTGGTTGATGCGATCCGCGCCCGCAACGCCACCTGGGCCGAGTCGGTCATGCGCGCCCACATCCAATCGGCATGGACCTCTGTGCGGCGCGAGGCCGGCGGCGAAGAGTATCCCTGA